A region from the Pelobates fuscus isolate aPelFus1 chromosome 3, aPelFus1.pri, whole genome shotgun sequence genome encodes:
- the LOC134601931 gene encoding extracellular calcium-sensing receptor-like, producing MAPKAEFSFRSFRWFLALLFAVKEVNETPGALPNLTLGLRVLDTCSDAREALRGASFLITGGPEGAFSHRCWGLHYRLAAMLSDAGTESALSVANVIGIYNYPQISYFTPPLQFSNRVLFPSSLSVAPALSSHAKGLVQLIQTFGWTWVGVLSEVGGVSTVAQTFIEELKTTRVCLAFWENVPSALIDISNVASVIKRSTANVVVVFSLESYLNPVLMDLALSVDTKAKIWIFTEGWSTSPRLVNPKLSHFLHGALGVAPRNGAAPGLKEFVLGLQPNQIPENQFLMEFWQLAFSCRWGITNNESLYWTISTNTSSVFSDYHFSSTTSLQFTVSTSALNSSDTLPICTGLEDPASLQIFSDINSLRVTYNVYKAVRMVAQALKDMATCKDREDGSIDRGSCVDMQHFQPWQFLYHLRRVHLKGNVDDDLYFDSLGNAPAVYDIINWQEEPSGLASLVIVGMYESGVLQRQNIIIDYASIKWAKGIKQPPVSKCSENCPPGFWKSPQQGQPPCCFNCITCAAGEISNQTDSLDCFLCSDDKWPNLARDQCLPREVELLSFTDPLGISLGTTSILGSALPGFVLFLFIKNRDTPLVRANNQALSFLLLAGLTFCFLCPVLLLLPPGNQMCLIRQAPFGVLFTLCVSCLLAKTFIVVLAFRANQPGGCIRVLMGPRWPILIALSCTFLQFIFCLFWISVDPPFLEHDVKSQLGKVIIQCNDGLGFWLMLCYLGLLSAICFLVAFLARKLPGAFNEATHITFSMLLFLIVWVSFVPPYLSTQGKLSVATEIFAILSSSAGLLFCIFFPKCYIILLQPQLNTRELVSGHQRKHSRKNFRSSRNEMESKYSART from the exons ATTCAGTTTTCGATCATTCCGCTGGTTTCTAGCCCTGCTATTTGCTGTGAAAGAAGTGAATGAGACACCTGGGGCTTTGCCAAACCTTACATTAGGTCTCAGGGTGCTGGACACATGCAGTGATGCAAGAGAGGCCCTGCGGGGGGCATCATTTCTCATCACAGGTGGTCCAGAAGGAGCCTTCAGCCACAGATGCTGGGGATTGCATTACAGATTGGCCGCCATGCTCAGTGACGCAGGGACAGAATCTGCGCTAAGTGTGGCAAACGTGATTGGCATATACAACTACCCACAG ATCAGCTACTTCACTCCCCCACTTCAGTTCAGCAATCGTGTCTTGTTTCCTTCATCACTCAGTGTGGCCCCAGCCCTTTCTTCTCATGCCAAGGGCCTTGTCCAACTGATTCAAACTTTTGGTTGGACCTGGGTGGGAGTTCTTTCAGAAGTTGGGGGAGTTTCTACTGTGGCTCAAACCTTCATTGAGGAGCTGAAGACCACCAGGGTCTGCTTGGCCTTCTGGGAAAATGTTCCTTCTGCTCTAATAGATATAAGCAATGTGGCATCAGTTATCAAACGGTCCACAGCTAATGTAGTAGTTGTCTTTTCACTTGAATCTTACCTGAACCCTGTACTGATGGATCTTGCTTTGTCTGTGGACACCAAGGCAAAAATTTGGATATTCACTGAGGGTTGGTCTACATCTCCAAGACTGGTAAATCCAAAGCTCTCACACTTTCTCCATGGAGCACTGGGAGTTGCTCCTAGAAATGGGGCAGCTCCCGGATTGAAAGAGTTTGTACTGGGGCTTCAACCAAATCAGATACCTGAGAACCAATTCCTTATGGAGTTTTGGCAACTGGCATTTAGCTGTAGGTGGGGTATCACTAATAATGAGTCTTTGTACTGGACTATATCTACTAACACTTCATCAGTCTTCTCTGATTATCACTTTTCCTCCACAACTTCCTTGCAATTCACTGTCTCCACTTCTGCACTTAACAGCTCTGACACTTTGCCTATTTGCACTGGACTGGAGGATCCTGCCTCTTTGCAGATATTTTCAGATATCAATAGCCTTCGGGTAACTTATAATGTCTATAAAGCTGTGAGGATGGTGGCCCAAGCTTTGAAGGACATGGCAACCTGCAAAGATAGGGAAGATGGATCGATTGATCGAGGAAGTTGTGTAGACATGCAACATTTTCAGCCCTGGCAG TTCCTCTATCACCTTCGCAGGGTTCACTTGAAAGGAAATGTTGACGATGACTTATATTTTGATTCTCTTGGAAATGCACCAGCAGTGTATGACATCATCAATTGGCAGGAAGAACCATCGGGTCTCGCCAGTTTGGTAATTGTGGGAATGTATGAAAGTGGTGTCCTTCAACGTCAAAACATTATCATTGACTACGCTTCTATCAAATGGGCAAAGGGCATTAAGCAG CCACCTGTTTCAAAGTGTTCAGAAAATTGCCCACCTGGCTTCTGGAAATCCCCACAGCAGGGGCAGCCTCCTTGTTGCTTTAATTGCATTACCTGCGCTGCGGGTGAAATCTCTAACCAGACTG ACTCCTTAGATTGTTTCCTGTGCTCAGATGACAAATGGCCCAATTTGGCACGTGACCAATGTCTTCCACGGGAGGTTGAGTTACTGTCCTTCACTGATCCTCTAGGAATCTCACTGGGAACGACATCCATCCTTGGCTCCGCTCTGCCAGGATTTGTTTTGTTTCTCTTCATCAAGAATCGAGATACCCCACTAGTCCGAGCCAATAACCAGGCCCTCAGCTTCCTACTACTTGCcggtcttactttctgtttcctctGCCCtgtcctcctactcctcccaccAGGCAATCAAATGTGCCTCATACGTCAGGCACCATTTGGAGTGCTCTTCACCTTATGTGTATCTTGCCTTTTGGCCAAAACCTTCATTGTTGTCCTAGCGTTCCGAGCTAACCAACCTGGGGGATGTATCAGAGTGCTAATGGGACCTCGCTGGCCCATTTTGATTGCCCTAAGTTGCACTTTCCTTCAGTTCATTTTTTGTCTCTTTTGGATCAGTGTAGATCCTCCATTTCTAGAGCATGATGTTAAAAGCCAGCTGGGAAAAGTAATAATCCAATGTAATGATGGTCTTGGCTTCTGGCTCATGCTGTGTTACCTAGGTCTTCTGTCTGCTATATGTTTTTTAGTTGCCTTTTTGGCAAGAAAACTACCTGGAGCCTTCAATGAAGCAACTCATATCACCTTCAGCATGTTGCTGTTCTTGATTGTCTGGGTGTCTTTCGTCCCACCATACCTCAGCACACAAGGCAAACTGTCCGTGGCAACAGAAATCTTTGCCATCCTCTCCTCTAGTGCAGGACTTCTGTTTTGTATCTTCTTTCCAAAATGCTATATTATTCTTCTGCAGCCCCAGCTCAACACAAGGGAATTGGTTTCTGGTCACCAAAGAAAACATTCAAGGAAGAATTTCAGATCCTCAAGAAATGAAATGGAAAGCAAATACTCAGCTAGGACATAG